Genomic window (Verrucomicrobiaceae bacterium):
AGATGTCAGCGATGGCTTCGAGGATCTGCCGGGTAGGGGCAAGGCCACCACCAGAGAGGATTTTATAGGCCTGGGCTGCTTCGTCCAATTGGCGGCGATTGATGAGCGGAGCGATGTGGGGCCAAGCAGCAGCAGCGGCTGCGGGGGTGCCGAGCACACTTTCCATGAGCTTGGCAAAGGGGGCGTAGTCGGCACGCTGGTATTCGAGCTGCGATTTGATTTTTTCTAGGCCGTCGAGGATGGGCTGGACGAATTTCGGCTGGTTGAAGCTGAGGACGCCTTGCTTGGCGACGAGAACGCGGGTTTCGTTGGGTTTTTCAGGATACGGACGCGGATTGGGGAGGCGGACGTAGCTGGGGGGCGGGGGCTGAAAGACGGGCGTCTGGTCGAGCAGTGCTTTGAGGCGATCTAGCTCGGCGAGGAGCTTGTCGGTGGCGACTTTTTGAGCCTCGCGTTCTTTTTTGCGGTCTGCGAGCTGCTTGCGGTAGCTCTCGAGATCCATAGATTTCATCTTGGATTCGAGATCGGAGGTATCGACGGTCTTGAGGTCTTCGATGGCCTTCTTGAGGTCCATTTCGGCCTGTTTTTTCTTTTCCTCGATTTCTTTCGGGGTGAGCAGTTTGGGCAGTTGCTTGGCTTGCTCACGGATTTGGGCGAGCTCCTGCGGGGTGACGGGCGGGAGATCTGAAAGGACAGTGGTGACGGCATCGGAGATGCTGAGTCCGACCATGACGAGCACGATGATGAGCACGCCGACGACATTGGTCATCGTGTCCATGAGAGCCACGAATGGCAGCTCTTGTTCGTCGTGTCTGCGTTTAGACATGGTGATCGAGAATGGAGGTCAGGGAAGGCAAGGGAGCGGTTTTGACAGGATTAACAGGATTCACAAGATTACAGGATTTCTCTTTGGGTATGTGGTGTGCTGTGTGTTTCAGGGTAATCCTGCATAATCCTGTAATCTTGTGAATCCTGTCAAAATGGGGTTCGCGTAAAGGTTGGCATTGTTATCTTATTTGGTATTCGCAGCAGGTTTCTTTTTGGCGTCGTCTTTGGCAGGAGCTGGCGTGGCGGCTGGTGGAGGGGTGATTTTGCCACGGTATTTGTCGAACATGGCGAGATCGAGCTTTCCACGGCCAGGAATGGGCAGCTTGCCGGTGCGGACTTCATAGTCGTTGTCGGCACGGCCAGCGCCGTTGTTGTAAGCGCCCTGCCCATCGTCGCGGATGAGGAAGAGGAGGAGCGAGTTGGGGATTTTGGCGATTTCGGTGAGGAAGTGATTGTAGGCGACATCGGCGAGGACGACCTCGGCCGTGGCGCTGAGGCGGTAATCCTCTGCACCCCATCCGCCGAGGATTTTCAGAGCACCAGCAGAAGCTTCGACGAAGAAGATTTTGGTCCCTTCTGCCAAACCGCCGCCACTGGGCTGGACGATGACGGGGGGGACTTTTTTGTCTTCGGGAATTTGGCGGGCTTTGATCTCAGCAGTGAGTTTTTCGATTTCTGCCTTGGATTCGACCTGCTGCTTTTTGAGGCCTTCGAGTTCGAGGAGGAGGTCATCGAACTCCTTTTGCATTTGCTGACTGAGCTTCAAATTGCTGTCGAGGATGTCTTTGGAGGTGGCGAGGAGCTTGCGGAGCTTCACATAGCGCTGCTGGCGTTCTTCGATCTGCTTTTGGAGCTCATTCAGTGTCGCGATCTGCTCATTGACGATGATTTCCTGCTTTTTGGTCTCGGTGATCTCGATTCGGAGTTTTTTGGCCTCCTGGGCTTGCTCGACTTCTTCGACACTGCGGCCCTCTGTCTGCTGAGTCATGGAAACGCAGAGGACGACGATGATGAGGACGAGGACGCCGATGAGCGAGCAGAGAATGTCCAGGAACGGGACCAGAAGGATCTCGTCTTTGGGGGCATGTCTGCGCTTGGCCATGAGGTGAGTCGTTTAGATGAAAAAAGTGGGTGTGGGCGGCTATTCGCGGCTGAACCAGCCCTTTTTCTTTACCTGATGGATGAGGATTTGTTTTTCACCGAGCTGGGAGAGGACGCCATTGAGGCTCTGGATGCCACTGGAGAGGGCACGGATGTAATCGGTGGTTTTGTTGACGTTCTCGGTGACGGCATCGGTCATTTTTTCCCGCATGACGGTGAGTGCGGTGGTGAATTCGCGGTCCACGCGGGCTTGATGCTCGGAGGCTCGTTTTTCGAGGTTGTTGGCCTGCTCCACAAGGCGTGCACTGAGGGTGTTGAGATCAATGAGGAACTCTTTTTGAGCTGAGGCGACAGCTTTGACGAGTGTGTCCATGATGCCCTCCGTGCTGCCACCGGCGAGGCTGCCGCCGTCATTGAGGCGCGGGAGGAGGATTTCATTGCAGAAGGCGTCGATGCTGTTGAGGCAGTCGTCTTCGGCCTTCATCATGGAGTTCATGGGGAAATTCAGCGAGAGGGCGAGTACGAGGCCGAGGAGGGTGGCATCGAAAGCGGTGCCGAGACCTCCTGTGACAGTGCCGAGGGTGGAGGTGATCTGTTTGAGGTCACTCATGCCGGCAAAGTTCATGCCACTGATAGCGTGAGAGAGACCGATGACGGTGCCGATGAAACCGAGGATGGGAATGGCCCAGAGGAAGGCTTTGAGCAGGGTGTAGCTGCCGCCGATGCGCATGCTGTCGATGTCGGACTGGCTGGAGAGCATGTTGGTGACATCACCGGTGTTTTGTTTGACCTCAAAGAGCTCCAGAGCCTTGCGGATGCGGTTGACCATCATGCTGTCACGCAGGCGATGGGGGAGTTTGTAGAGATTGTCGATGAAGTTGCCGACGTTTTCGCGATTGATCTCAGCCCCCATTTCCCAGGGCAGGACATCGAGTAGGAGCGCTTTCTTTTGATGATTGAGCTTCTGGAGCTTCAAGTAGAGGATCGCCATGGCCCAGGTGAAGAAGAGCGTATTGGTGAAGCTCACGAGCATGTGCTTGAAGAACAGCGAGGCGATGAACTGCATCGTCGTGTAGGTGGCTGGAGCGGTGCCTTCGGGGGCTTTGAAGGGCCACAAAATGCCGATCCAGGCAAGAAAGATGACAAAGCCGATGCCAAAGCTGAGCATGGGATTGGGATTCGTCGGATCGGTCTCCTCCCAGCCGCCGCGTGCATTGCGATTCTGCTCGACGAGGAGCTCTGGGCCCGGAGGAGGAGCGTATTCTTGCTGAGCGGGGGCATTTACAGCATCCGGGGTTGGCAGGCCTGATGGTGCAGGGAGGCCGCTGGGCGGCGGCAGGCCCGCAGAAGTGGCATCTCCGGGGATTTGCAGTTTGGAGTCGCAGCCGGGGCAGCGGACGACTTTGCCAGCCATATCGGGCTCGACTTTGAGCTGCATTTCACAGGTGGGGCATTTGAACTTCACGGTGGGTGTCTCCTTCGGGTGTTAGGGGATGATGGATGTGTTTTGAGAGATGAAGAGGCTACGTAGGAGCCAATGATAATCTTGGGCTGCGCTGGGACTTTAATCGGTACCTCGCAATTCATGAGCGTGGGAGCGTGTCTCTGCGGCGATGACGCCACTGAGGCAGATGAGGCAGATGAGATTGGGCAGGGCCATGAGACCATTGGCCGCATCTGCAAAGTCCCAGACGGCCTGTGCGGGCTGCACGCTGCCAAAGAGCACTGCGAGCACCCAGAGGATGCGGTAGGGCTTCACCGCACGGGTGCCGAAAAGGTACTCGGCTGCTTTTTCTCCGTAATAACCCCAACCGAGGATGGTGGAGAAGACGAAGGTGATGAGCCCAAAGAGCAAAAAGATAGGCCCGATGGTGCCTAGGTCTGCAAAGGCGGCGCTGGTGAGTGCGGCCTTGGGCATGCCCTCTTTCCAATGCCCACTGCTGACGATGACGAGTCCGGTCATGAGGCAGACGACGACGGTGTCCCAAAAGGTGGCCGTACTGCTGACGAGGGCCTGCCGCACGGGATTGCGTGTCTGAGCAGCGGCGGCGACGATGGGCGCAGAGCCGAGGCCCGACTCATTCGAAAAGAGGCCGCGTGCGATGCCTGCCTGAGCGACTTCTTTGAGACCAGCTCCGACAAAGCCACCCACGGCGGCCTGGCCGCTCCAGGCTCCCTGCCAGATGTCCAGAAAGGCCTGGGGCAGCAGGGCTGCATTCTTGATCAAGACCAGCACACAGCCGAGGACGTAACCGATGGCCATGACGGGAACGAGGATTTCGCACACTTTCGCGATACTCTTGACTCCTCCGAGGACGACGGCGGCAGTCAATACGGCCATCACACTGCCCGCGACCCAGCGCAGGGTGATGACGGAGTCAGGCTTCACTTTGTCGATGAGCATTTCGACGATGCTGTTGGCCTGGGTCATGTTGCCGATGCCAAAGGCGGCGATGCAGGTGAAGGCGGCAAAGAGCACCCCTAGCCACCTCAGGCCCAGACCACGCTCCAGTGCATACATGGGGCCGCCCGCCATGCTGCCATCTGGCATGGTGATGCGGTATTTCACCGCGAGCACGGCCTCCGAATACTTGGTGGCGATGCCGAAGACACCTGTCATCCACATCCAAAGCACCGCACCGGGGCCACCCACTGCTACGGCACCAGCGACGCCGATGATATTCCCTGTGCCAATGGTGGCGGCTAGGGCCGTCATGAGTGCACCGAACTGCGACACATCGCCCTCCCCCTCTTTTTTCCGCGACAGCGAGAGCCGGATGGCCCGTGGCAGGTAGCGCTGGATGAATCCCGTGCGCACCGTGAGAAACAAATGCGTGCCAAAGAGCAACACGATGAGGGGCACGCCCCAGACGAAGCCGGAGAGCCAGGAAGAGAATTTTGCAAAGTCCATCCCATCCTTTTAGCCGCCGAAGGGTAAACCCGACAAGCAGAATCCGTGGATCACTTCTTACCAAACTTGATCCGGTCATAGACCTCCGCCAGCGGCAGCTTCAGGCCTAGCGGCTTGATCGGGATCTCCTGATCGAGCCCTTTTGCCTCCGTGAGGAACCAGAAGCCGTCTCCATGACGCTCATAGAGCTCAATGTGCGGACTGGTCTGACTGACGAGGATGTAGGCCTTCAGGGACTCGAGTTGGCGATAGTTTTCGGACTTCTTACCACGGTCGTAGCTCTCGGTGGACTTCGAGAGCACTTCGATCAGCACCGTCGGATTGATCGCTGTTTGTTGACGCTTGTCTTTCGGATCAAACTCCAGCTTTTTGCAGAACACTGAGACGTCTGGGTAGGTGATCAGCCCCGTGGCAGGAATCTGAATGCGCAAATTGCCGTCGTATGGGGTGCAGGTTTTGCCTTTGAGACGGGTACCAAGTTCTCGCAGCAGATTCATGACGATCAGACTGTGTTCTGGGCTACCACCTGCCATGGAAAAGATTTCTCCATCATAATACTCGCTCTTGTACGCCTCCTCCTCTTCGAGGTCGTAATATTCCTCGGCTGAATAGCGGACGATGACTTTCGGGATTCCCATTCGGCTAGGCTAGGTAGGCGAGTGCCTCGCGCCAACTGAAAATTGGCACCACAGGCTTACTCTACGGGCAAAAGCATTTGGGTCTGTTTTCGTGTCATTCATGCCAAGTGCTCAGTGCAAAGTGCTCAGTTGGTTTTGTGAAATCCACTAAGCACTGAGCACTTCGATCACCACATGGCATGCGAAATCAAAGCTGCCGGCTTTATCAGGTTCCCCCTTTACTCGCCGCTCTTCGGCTCGCGGACGACGCGATCGACGCTGTGCTTGGTGATGATGTTGCCCTGGGACTCGCGGTTTTTGATGGCCAGTGAGTTGAAGGGGAACTTGATCGTCAGATTCCGCAGGTAGAGCGCGGGTTTCAGGTGGACCACGGCGGTGAAGGCATTGCTCTCCTCCTCTGTCTCGTGGCGGATGAGGTAGAGCACGCTGGAGCCGGGGGTGCCACGGGTGAGGACGTATTCCTTATCACGCGTGATGCCGCCGATGCGGAAGCGCTTGGCCATGACGACGCCCTGGCGTCCATCACGATAAACCAGGCTGTACACGGCCTGATCGTCCTTTTTAAAGAGGCCGATGTAGGGCGGATTTTTGCCGACGAAGAATTTCTCTCCCGCTTTGGTGACGCTCATGGTGCCGTCTTTGGTGAAGAAGATCACATCATCCAGAGGTGAGCATTTGCAGAGCGGCTCCCCTTCCCTCTTCAGGCCAGTGCCGGCGAAGCCGTCCTTGGCATTGAGGTAGAGGGTCTCGTTCTGCATGATGACCTCGGCGGCGGAGACACGCTCGAGGGTGCCTGCGATCTGCGTTTTGCGCTCGCGACCTGGGCCGTAGGTCTTCTTGAGCCGCTCAAAGTGGGCGATGGTGTAGCGTGTGAGCTGCTTGAGGTTCTTCTGCACGCCCTCGATGTCTTCTTCGAGCTTCTTGATGTACTCGTCGGCCTCGAAGCTGTTGAACTTGGAGATGCGCTTGATTTTGATCTCGGTGAGCCGGGCGACGTCTTCGTCATTCACTTCTCGCTTGAGCTGGCTGAGGAAGGGCTTCAGGCCTTTCCAGATGGCGGCCATCACGGCTTCCCAGGTCTCGCATTCTTCGATCTTCCGGTAGATGCGGTTTTCGATGAAAATCTTCTCCAGGGAGCTGAAGTGCCATTTTTCGTTCAGCTCACCGAGTTGGATTTCGAGTTCCTGGCCAAGGAGCTTCTTGGTGTGCTCGGCGCTGGATTTCAGGAGCTCGGTGACGCCGACGAAGCGCGGCTTGTCCTCGAAAATGACCACCGCGTTCGGTGAGAGGCTGATTTCGCAATCGGTGAAGGCATAGAGGGCCTGGATGGTCTGATCCGCGTCTGCACCGGCGGGGAGCTGGATGACTAGCTCCACGAATTCAGCCGTGTTGTCGTCCACACGGGCGATCTTGATCTTCCCTTTGTCGTTCGCGGCGACGATGCTGTCCTGCAAACCGCCCGTGGTGGTGCCAAAGGGGATCTGGGAGATGACGAGGGTGTTTTTCTTCGGTCCGGGCTCGATTTTGGCCCGCACACGGACACGGCCGCCACGCTGGCCGTCATTGTAGTCGGTAGCGTCCATGATGCCACCAGTGGCGAAGTCGGGGAGGAGCTTGAAGTCCTCGCCACGCAGGGCGGCAATGCTGGCGTCGCAGAGCTCGATGAAGTTATGCGGCAGAATACGGCAGGAAAGACCCACCGCGATGCCTTCGACGCCCTGAGCGAGCAGGAGCGGGAATTTCACCGGGAGCGTGACGGGCTCTTTATTGCGCCCATCGTAGCTGGAGGCCCATTCGGTGACTTTGGGGCTATAGACGACATCGAGGGCGAATTTCGAGAGACGGGCCTCGATGTATCGCGGAGCAGCGGCGTTGTCGCCGGTGAGGGTGTTGCCCCAGTTGCCCTGGGTGTCGATGAGCAGCTCTTTTTGGCCGATTTGGACCATGGCATCGCCGATCGATGCATCGCCATGCGGATGGTATTTCATCGTATTGCCGACGACATTGGCCACCTTGTTGTAACGGCCGTCTTCCAGCTCATGCAGGGAGTGCAAAATGCGGCGCTGGACGGGTTTTAGCCCGTCATGGATGTGCGGCACAGCACGCTCCAAAATGACGTAACTGGCGTAATCGAGGAACCAGTCGCCGTAGAGGTCGTCCACGGGCTTATGCTCCACCGGGGCAGCGGAGGGCAGGATGGGAGAATGGGCGTCTGTGAGCTTGGATGAGGATTTTTTGGCCACGGGGCAGGATCGGAGGACAGGGATGGTTTTTGGAGAATATGGCCCCTATTAGGCGCTGTTTGAAAAACTGGCAAGGATTGGCGTCACGCCGGTCCAGCCAAAAAGGCAGCCTCAGGGCGCAATCTGTGGATACATTCTCTGCTTCTCGTCCCCAGGACTGCATCCGCCTCATCGGAAGAGCCCCTTCAGTCGATCAAAGAGCCCGCGCGGCCTCTGTGGCGGCTGATTCTGCGGTGGTGGGACAGTGGCGGCACGGGAAGGCGCGGCGACATTCCGGTGCTCCATGCAGAAGGACTGCGGCACCATTTCATAGGGCAGACCATCTTCATAGGCAGTGCCCGCATGGTGGCAGCCATCCGTAGCGAGCTGGCTACTCACCCGGCAGAGCGACACGCGAGAGAGCGGCAGCCCAGCACGGGGTGCCTCGCTCTTGTAGCCGAGCTTCAGCGCCGTCTTCATCACATCCGCCCAGATCGGCAGTGCGAGGCGGCCGCCATAGCCTTCATCAATGATCGTCTGCGGTGTATCGAGCCCCACCCACACGCCGCAGGTGAGTCGGTCCGTGTAACCGCCGAACCACGCGTCTTTGTAGTCATTGGTGGTGCCCGTTTTGCCCCCGCCGGGCTCTTTGAAGCCATGCTCGCTGCGCAAGGCGGCTGCGGTGCCTCTGTCCATCACCTGGGAAAGGATGCCGCGCATCACATGTGCCACGCCAGGATTGAGCACGGGTGATTCCCCCGCCGTGGTCTGGTAGATGATCAGGCCAGCTTTATCGACAATGCGGTCGATGATGAAATTCTGCCTGCGCACACCCTGATTCGGGAAAATGCTCATCGCCGTGGTGAGCTGGCTCGCATTGCCACTGAGATTGCCGATGAAGACCTGCGGATTGCGGTCCTTCGGCATCTTGAAGCCCGCATCCGCCAGCAGATTCAGCACCCGCTCGATCCCGGTGAAGTTCCCCAAGCGCACGGTCATCGTATTGCGACTGAGCACGATTCCATCGGTGAGAGTCTTCAGCCCCAGGAACTTGCCGTCGCTATTCTGCGGAGTCCAGCCGGGCTCAGAGCCGCTGATCTCTCCAGGCTGAATGGGCGCGTCATCAATGTAGGTGCCAGGCAGGAAACCTGCTGAAATGCCTGCCGCATACACAAAGGGCTTCACCGTCGATCCCACCTGCCGCGCAGCCAGTGTGGAGCGATTGAACTTACTCTGCCGGTAATCACGGCCACCGACGATGGCTAGGATGCCGCCCGTGTCATTGTCCATCAAAGTGAGTGCGGCCTGGAGATACGGCGTGGTCGAGATCTCCTTCGATCCATCCCAGGTGCGGTCAAAATCAGCCTTCTTGGAGTGCTTGTAGGCTTTGATCTTCTCCACTTCGGTCAGGCGCTTCTCCACAGCGGCCTCCGCAGCGTCCTGCACCTCTTTGCGAATGGTGGTGAAGACTTGCAGCCCACCTTCGGCGATTTCTTTTTCCGCCAGGATGTCATCCAGATCACGCCGCACCATGTCGAGCGCATAGCCGCCCTGCCCCTGGAAAACCGGCTGCGCATGCAGGATGACTTCCTCATACCTAGCAGCCTGCTCCTCATCGGGCGTGATCGCTTTGAGCGTGAGCATGCGCTGGAGCACATCGTTGCGTTCCTTGATCGCTCCTTCGTAATTGCGGAAAGGGGAAAAGCGCACCGGACTGCGAATGATGCCTGCGATGAGTGCCGCCTCGCTGAGAGAGCTGGCTCGCGTGCTTGCCGAAGTACACCTGACTCGCCCGCTGGATGCCATAGATCCCGGTGCCAAAGAAAATGCGGTTCACATAGTGCTCGATGATCTGGTCCTTCGCCTTCGTCCCGGTCGCGGCCTCGCGTGCTCGCAGCTCCTTCTCGATGCGCCGTGCCAGCATCATCTCCAGCAGCTTGCGGTGGATGGTGCGTGCATCGCCCAGCTCGGGGTAGCTATTCCGCGCTAGCTGCATGGTGAGGGTACTCGCCCCCTGCACGATCCGCCCGTCCTTCACATTCCGCAGCGTGGCACGGGCGACGCCTTTGAAGTCGATCCCGCCATGCAGGTAGAAGCGTGAGTCCTCACGGGCCAGCAGCGCCTTCACAAACAGCGGAGAGACCTCACTCAGCGGTACCACGATGCGATTCTCTCCATGCATCCGACCGAGGATCTGCCCGGTCGAGTCATACACCACCGTGCGCTCTGGCATCTGCCCCAGCGCCGCGAGGTCAAAGCTCTTCGCCATACTGCTATACACCGCCACGATGACCGTGAGAGCCAGCGTGGCCAGCAGCGAGCCACCCATGAGCATAAAGAGCACCGCTCGCTTCAATCGCTGCCAACGCGTCAGCACACGCCGCATCTTCGGAGCGGGCTTTTTGGCGGGAGAATCAGTTTTTTTCATCGAACACGGCTACGAAGCGCCCTTTCGGGTCAAAGTTCAAGCCTCAGACGATGAACTCTGCGTGAACTTCAATTTCACATTGGCGCCGCCCCTTCCTGCATTCCCATGGCGAGAATGACCACAGGGCCATCGTTTGGGGCTAAGTCATGAAATCACTCGCCCTCGCCTTCTTCGCTGCTTCCTCACTCGTAGCCGCCCCGGTCGCTGTCTCGCCCTCACTCATCGACTCGCCGCAGACCGGCGGATTGGAGTTCAAATCGCTCTCCGCGCTCAGCTTCGGCCCAGGCGGCCTGCTGCTCGTCGCAGAGCCTGGCACCGCCAGCATCGTCGCCATCCAAACGGGTGATGTCGGGCCTGAAGTCACTGCTTTGGCCAAACCCGTGGCCGACATCGGCAACGTCATCGCTGGCGGACTCGGTGCGAAGAAGGAAGACATCACCATCAAAGACCTCGCCGTGAATCCCGCCAGCGGACGCGTCTATCTCGATGTTCAGCGCAGGCCGGACAACGCCGTGCTCATCCTCACCGTCGATGCCGCAGGCAAAGTCACCCCCTTTGACACCGCCAAGCTGCCCTGGGCACGCGTCACCCTGCCTGGCGGCACCGCCAGCAAGGTCACGAACATCACCGATGTCGCCTTTGACGGCACGCGCCTCTTTGCCACCGGCACCTGCAATGAGGAATTCGCCTCCCGCATCTTCACCATCCCCGTTCCCGTCAAACACGGCGCCACCGCCAATGTCTTCAGCGCCGAGACCTACCACGTCGCCCACCGCAAATGGGAAACGAAGGCTCCCATCCAGAGCTTCATCCCCTACACCGGCAAAGACGGCACCTACGTCGTCGGTGCCTTCGCCTGCACTCCTGTCGCGAAATTCAAAGTCGATGACATCCAAAGCGGCGCACAAGTCAAAGGCGTCAGCATGGTCGAGCTCGGCAGCGGCAACCGCCCGCTCGATCTCTTCAGCTACACCGACAAAAGCGGCAAAGAGTGGCTCGTCGTCCACACCCAGCGCTTCAAGCAGAACGCCTTCGGCCCCAGCAAAATGTGGGGCACCCGCATCAGCATGGACTATCTCGACGCCCCTCAAACCAACGAAAACGCCGCCCGCCGCGACGAAAAACAATCCCAAGGCCCCGCTGGCATCGAAATCGTCGATGCCCTCTTCGGAGCCGTACAAGCCGACAAACTCGACAACACGAGGGCGATCGTTTTGAAGGACAACGAAGGCGTCTTGAGCCTGGAAGTGGCCGCCTTGCCGTGATGAGAGTCCAGCGGGACTGAAAACTGAAAAATGAGCCGAGAGAAACGAGACAGACAGCCGAAGGCTGCCCGTAGGGCGCAGCGCAGCGGAGTCAAAACTAAAAACTGCAAATTGGCTGGTGGCGCATCCGCGAACGCCTTGCGCCAATTTTCAGTTTTCAGTCTCCTGAGCTTTCTTTGCCTCACCGCCCCCTCCCTCTCCCCAGCGCAGACCGCAGTTCCCCAGGCCCGGATCGACCAAGGAACGCTTTCGATCCCTTCACACACAACCGACCCCAAGTTCGTCCAAGTGTATGCCGAGGGCTCCAATCAGCCGTTATTCGGCTCCTTCACCTCAGAGCACGGCATTCTGCACTTCAAGCCCAGCATTCCCTTCGCTCTCGGAGCTACTTACCGCGTGGAGATCCGCCATCCGGGCCATTTTTCCGACCTCCATGTCACGCTGGAGAAAAACAAGCCGCAGCGGCCCCAGGTCCGGCTCAGCCCAGCCACGCGTGAAGTGCCCGCGAACACGCTGAAGCTCTACCTCGACTTCACACAGCCGATGGAGCAGGGCGTATTCCTGAACTACATCACACTCCGCCAACAAAACGGCCAAGAAGTCGCCGGGGCCTTCCGCGAGACGGAACTCTGGACACCAGATGGCCAGCGACTCACGCTCATGCTGCATCCTGGGCGACAAAAAACCGGTGTGAACCTAAATCTCGACGAAGGCCCCGTCTTGATCGCAGGGAGTAGCTACACGCTCGCCGTGGATGCTCGCTGGCGCAGCACCTCCGGCATGCCGCTGGGCCAGGAGGCTACTTTTTCTCTCCAAGCCACCGCAGCAGACCATGCGCAGCCCGACCCCGCGAAATGGCAGATCCGCGTGCCCGCAGCGAAGACTCGTTCGCCACTCCAAATCACCACAGACGAGCTTTTTGAGCCCGAAATCCTCTGCCGGGCCCTCCAGATCCCGAAAATGCCGGGAGCAGCACACATCGAGCTCCTGCCAAAAAACCGCGTTTTGTGGTCCTGGACGCCGGAAAAGCCCTGGCAACCCGGTGAATATGCCATCCGCATCGACCCCGCCTTGGAGGATCTCGCAGGCAACAGCATCACCAAGCCGATGGAGGTCGATCTCACCGCCACAGCCCCCCCAGGCCACCACCAGCCAGCTCACCTTCCGCATTCCAGAGGAGGAGTAGCTCCGCCCCGATTGGTTTTGACCACTGTTTCTTAGCGAAAGCTCCCTTGTGTTCGCAGCGTACTTTCCACCGCAATTTACCCCCACCATGCGCCAATCCATCCCCCTCTCGCTGACCTGCGCGGCACTCGCTGCTGCGTCTCTCCATGCCCAGGACGCAGCCGAAAAAATCACCTACCAGGATCAGATCCGCCCACTCCTGGAAAACAAATGCTTCTCCTGCCACAATCCCGATAAGAAAAAAGGCGACCTCGATCTCACCAGTTTCGCCGCACTCATGACCGGCGGTGGTGGTGGTGCAGTCGTCGATCCCGGCAACGTCGATGGCAGCCGCCTCTGGACCACCTGCGCCAAGAAAGAAGAGCCCTTCATGCCGCCCGAGGGAGCGCCGCTCTCCACCAAGGATCTCGACCTCCTCGCCGCCTGGGTCAAAGGCGGCCTCCTCGAAACCAAATCCTCCATCGCCAAAAAATCCGCCAAACCCAAGGTCGATATGGCCGTGGCCGTCACCAGCGGAAAACCCACCGGCCCCATCGCACGGCCAGAGCACGTCCTGCTGGAGCCCGTCGTCGTCACACCACGCACCACCGCCATCACCGCAATGGCCCACAGCCCGTGGACGAACCTCGCCGCTATCGCCGCCCCGAAGCAGATCCTCCTTTACGACACCGACACTCGCCAACTCGTCGGCATCTTCCCCTACACCGAAGGCTACGCACGCAGCCTCCAGTTCAGTCAAAACGGCTCCCTCCTCGTCGCAGGTGGCGGTCGTGCCGGCAAGAACGGCCACGCCATAGTCTGGGATGTGAAAACCGGCAAACGCATCGTCGAAGTCGGCAAAGAGTTCGATCAGGCCCAAGCTGCCGACATCTCCCCCGACCACAAAATGGTCGCCATCGGCTGCACATCAAAAAAGGTAAAATGCTACGACACTGCCACCGGCGATGAATTGTACACCATCAGCAAACACACCGAGTGGCTCCTGGGCACGAAATTCAGCCCCGATGGCGTCCTCCTCGCCACCAGCGACCGCAACGGCAACGTCATGGTTTGGGAAGCGGAGAATGGCGGTGAATTCTACATCCTCGGTCAGCATAAAGCCGCCTGCGGAGCACTCGCCTGGCGTGCAGACTCCAATCTTCTCGCCTCCGGCGGCATGGACGGCAGCGTCATGATTTGGGAAATGAACGAAGGCAAAAAAGTCAAAGATTGGGCCGCACACACTGGCGGCGTACAGTCCGTCGCATTCACCCCAGATGGCAAAGTCGTCTCCAGTGGCA
Coding sequences:
- a CDS encoding MotA/TolQ/ExbB proton channel family protein, with amino-acid sequence MKFKCPTCEMQLKVEPDMAGKVVRCPGCDSKLQIPGDATSAGLPPPSGLPAPSGLPTPDAVNAPAQQEYAPPPGPELLVEQNRNARGGWEETDPTNPNPMLSFGIGFVIFLAWIGILWPFKAPEGTAPATYTTMQFIASLFFKHMLVSFTNTLFFTWAMAILYLKLQKLNHQKKALLLDVLPWEMGAEINRENVGNFIDNLYKLPHRLRDSMMVNRIRKALELFEVKQNTGDVTNMLSSQSDIDSMRIGGSYTLLKAFLWAIPILGFIGTVIGLSHAISGMNFAGMSDLKQITSTLGTVTGGLGTAFDATLLGLVLALSLNFPMNSMMKAEDDCLNSIDAFCNEILLPRLNDGGSLAGGSTEGIMDTLVKAVASAQKEFLIDLNTLSARLVEQANNLEKRASEHQARVDREFTTALTVMREKMTDAVTENVNKTTDYIRALSSGIQSLNGVLSQLGEKQILIHQVKKKGWFSRE
- a CDS encoding sodium:alanine symporter family protein, which encodes MDFAKFSSWLSGFVWGVPLIVLLFGTHLFLTVRTGFIQRYLPRAIRLSLSRKKEGEGDVSQFGALMTALAATIGTGNIIGVAGAVAVGGPGAVLWMWMTGVFGIATKYSEAVLAVKYRITMPDGSMAGGPMYALERGLGLRWLGVLFAAFTCIAAFGIGNMTQANSIVEMLIDKVKPDSVITLRWVAGSVMAVLTAAVVLGGVKSIAKVCEILVPVMAIGYVLGCVLVLIKNAALLPQAFLDIWQGAWSGQAAVGGFVGAGLKEVAQAGIARGLFSNESGLGSAPIVAAAAQTRNPVRQALVSSTATFWDTVVVCLMTGLVIVSSGHWKEGMPKAALTSAAFADLGTIGPIFLLFGLITFVFSTILGWGYYGEKAAEYLFGTRAVKPYRILWVLAVLFGSVQPAQAVWDFADAANGLMALPNLICLICLSGVIAAETRSHAHELRGTD
- a CDS encoding Uma2 family endonuclease translates to MGIPKVIVRYSAEEYYDLEEEEAYKSEYYDGEIFSMAGGSPEHSLIVMNLLRELGTRLKGKTCTPYDGNLRIQIPATGLITYPDVSVFCKKLEFDPKDKRQQTAINPTVLIEVLSKSTESYDRGKKSENYRQLESLKAYILVSQTSPHIELYERHGDGFWFLTEAKGLDQEIPIKPLGLKLPLAEVYDRIKFGKK
- a CDS encoding DNA gyrase/topoisomerase IV subunit A; this translates as MLPSAAPVEHKPVDDLYGDWFLDYASYVILERAVPHIHDGLKPVQRRILHSLHELEDGRYNKVANVVGNTMKYHPHGDASIGDAMVQIGQKELLIDTQGNWGNTLTGDNAAAPRYIEARLSKFALDVVYSPKVTEWASSYDGRNKEPVTLPVKFPLLLAQGVEGIAVGLSCRILPHNFIELCDASIAALRGEDFKLLPDFATGGIMDATDYNDGQRGGRVRVRAKIEPGPKKNTLVISQIPFGTTTGGLQDSIVAANDKGKIKIARVDDNTAEFVELVIQLPAGADADQTIQALYAFTDCEISLSPNAVVIFEDKPRFVGVTELLKSSAEHTKKLLGQELEIQLGELNEKWHFSSLEKIFIENRIYRKIEECETWEAVMAAIWKGLKPFLSQLKREVNDEDVARLTEIKIKRISKFNSFEADEYIKKLEEDIEGVQKNLKQLTRYTIAHFERLKKTYGPGRERKTQIAGTLERVSAAEVIMQNETLYLNAKDGFAGTGLKREGEPLCKCSPLDDVIFFTKDGTMSVTKAGEKFFVGKNPPYIGLFKKDDQAVYSLVYRDGRQGVVMAKRFRIGGITRDKEYVLTRGTPGSSVLYLIRHETEEESNAFTAVVHLKPALYLRNLTIKFPFNSLAIKNRESQGNIITKHSVDRVVREPKSGE